A section of the Streptomyces sp. Je 1-369 genome encodes:
- a CDS encoding EamA family transporter, with amino-acid sequence MNVSVSRSDQAPPAAPPAGTAGLRGRIGALGPVGLVLAGGISVQFGGAIAVSVMPRVGAVGIVALRLLFAALVLVVVCRPKVRGYTRADWGTVVAFGVAMAGMNGLFYQSVARIPMGPAVTLEVLGPLALSVFASRRAMNLVWAGLALCGVFLLGGGGGFDGLDPAGVAYALGAGAMWATYILFSARTGRRFPQADGLALAMVVAAVLFLPLGVAVSGPKLIEPGALALGAAVAVMSSVLPYTLELLALRRLPAHTFAILMSLEPAIASIAGFLILSQSLSLAEALAITLVIAASMGAVRTQVGRRGARRGHAGEDPVADVVAGPVAVVDADLAPEPSGK; translated from the coding sequence GTGAACGTCTCCGTCTCCCGCAGCGACCAGGCACCACCCGCCGCGCCCCCCGCGGGGACGGCGGGCCTCCGGGGCCGCATCGGCGCACTCGGTCCCGTCGGGCTCGTCCTCGCGGGCGGGATCTCCGTGCAGTTCGGCGGCGCGATCGCCGTGAGCGTGATGCCGAGGGTGGGCGCCGTCGGCATCGTGGCGCTGCGGCTCCTCTTCGCCGCGCTCGTGCTCGTCGTGGTCTGCCGGCCGAAGGTGCGGGGGTACACGCGGGCCGACTGGGGCACGGTCGTCGCGTTCGGCGTGGCCATGGCGGGCATGAACGGCCTCTTCTACCAGTCCGTCGCCCGTATCCCGATGGGTCCCGCCGTCACCCTCGAGGTCCTCGGCCCGCTCGCGCTCTCCGTCTTCGCCTCGCGCCGCGCGATGAACCTGGTCTGGGCCGGGCTCGCCCTGTGCGGCGTCTTCCTGCTCGGCGGCGGGGGCGGCTTCGACGGCCTCGACCCGGCCGGTGTGGCCTACGCGCTCGGCGCCGGTGCGATGTGGGCGACGTACATCCTGTTCAGCGCGCGTACGGGACGGCGCTTCCCGCAGGCCGACGGTCTTGCCCTCGCGATGGTCGTCGCGGCGGTGCTCTTCCTGCCGCTCGGGGTCGCGGTGTCCGGGCCGAAGCTCATCGAGCCGGGCGCGTTGGCGCTCGGCGCGGCGGTCGCGGTGATGTCGTCCGTACTGCCGTACACCCTCGAACTCCTCGCGCTGCGGCGGCTGCCCGCGCACACCTTCGCGATCCTGATGAGCCTGGAACCGGCCATCGCGTCGATCGCCGGATTCCTGATCCTGAGCCAGTCCCTGTCCCTCGCCGAGGCGCTTGCGATCACGCTGGTCATCGCGGCGAGCATGGGCGCGGTGCGGACGCAGGTGGGGCGGCGCGGGGCGCGCCGGGGCCACGCGGGGGAGGACCCGGTGGCGGATGTCGTGGCGGGGCCGGTCGCGGTGGTCGACGCGGACCTCGCCCCGGAACCGTCCGGAAAGTAA
- a CDS encoding LysR family transcriptional regulator: MTSPTSPTSPPVELRHLRCFLAVAEEGSVTRAATRLRITQPAASRTLAALEEALDSRLVDRSTHHLRLTPAGRAFRDKAAVAVAAFEDALDAGRSAHRPLRLGHAWSAAGPYTTPLLRRWRETHPDVPLELLRIDDRTAGLTRGAVDAALLRGHVDTPGLVTELLHTEARVAAVPADSPLASRARLGLGLDLADLTDHTIALNTVSGTTTADLWPAGARPTAMITVANTDDWLAAIAASRAVGVTTTATADLHPHPGVAYVPLPGAPHVPVLLARRDGPPSHPALRDLCALVREITGQDARHGQ, encoded by the coding sequence ATGACCAGTCCGACCAGCCCGACCAGTCCGCCGGTCGAGCTCCGCCACCTGCGCTGTTTCCTCGCCGTCGCCGAGGAGGGCAGCGTCACCCGCGCCGCCACCCGCCTCCGCATCACCCAGCCCGCCGCGTCCCGCACGCTCGCCGCGCTGGAGGAGGCGCTGGACTCGCGTCTGGTGGACCGTTCCACGCATCACCTGCGACTCACCCCGGCGGGCCGCGCCTTCCGCGACAAGGCCGCCGTCGCCGTCGCCGCCTTCGAGGACGCCCTCGACGCGGGCCGCTCGGCGCACCGCCCGCTGCGGCTCGGGCACGCGTGGTCGGCGGCAGGCCCGTACACGACGCCCCTCCTGCGCCGCTGGCGCGAGACGCACCCCGACGTCCCCCTGGAGTTGCTGCGCATCGACGACCGCACGGCGGGCCTCACCCGTGGCGCGGTGGACGCCGCGCTGCTCCGGGGGCACGTCGACACTCCGGGCCTGGTCACGGAGCTGCTCCACACGGAGGCCCGGGTGGCCGCCGTCCCCGCCGACAGCCCCCTCGCCTCCCGCGCCCGCCTCGGCCTCGGCCTCGACCTCGCCGACCTGACGGACCACACGATCGCTCTCAACACGGTGTCCGGCACCACGACGGCGGACCTGTGGCCCGCCGGAGCCCGCCCCACCGCGATGATCACCGTCGCCAACACCGACGACTGGCTCGCGGCGATCGCCGCGTCCCGCGCGGTCGGCGTGACCACGACCGCGACGGCGGACCTGCACCCGCACCCCGGCGTCGCCTACGTCCCCCTGCCCGGCGCCCCGCACGTCCCCGTACTCCTCGCCCGCCGCGACGGCCCGCCCAGCCACCCGGCCCTGCGCGACCTGTGCGCCCTGGTCCGCGAGATCACGGGCCAGGACGCACGGCACGGGCAGTAG
- a CDS encoding C40 family peptidase, translating to MQTPRFQTPRFIEATPADCTCGHCTAAPGPGSTGQQRCGTVRGAVVAAVGAAVLVGAASGTASAEPAPSHAGWDGSKYWYKDATGWWRWTSHYDKYVARGGKGAVVPKVKKASKGTGVSTGTRRSASAAEPVFRGRQGWDATDRVYWYRKGGHWYWTGHQYKYERYAGRGTSATAPSTPPRPSTNPGTPRRHGTEAAVSYAMRHLGDPYVWGGNGPHGWDCSGLVMAAYRQAGIALPRVADAQYRATQSISRGQLRRGDLVFWSSDGSASGVHHVAIYLGGGQYLEAPRPGKSVRVSSFGWYAPNLYGRVR from the coding sequence GTGCAGACTCCCCGATTCCAGACTCCCCGATTCATCGAAGCAACCCCCGCCGACTGCACCTGCGGACATTGCACCGCGGCACCCGGCCCCGGCAGCACCGGACAGCAGCGCTGTGGCACCGTGCGCGGCGCCGTCGTCGCAGCCGTCGGCGCTGCCGTCCTCGTGGGCGCCGCCTCCGGGACGGCGTCGGCGGAACCCGCCCCGAGCCACGCGGGCTGGGACGGCTCCAAGTACTGGTACAAGGACGCGACCGGCTGGTGGCGCTGGACGTCGCACTACGACAAGTACGTGGCGCGCGGCGGCAAGGGAGCCGTAGTCCCGAAGGTGAAGAAGGCGTCGAAGGGGACGGGCGTGTCCACCGGTACGCGCCGGTCCGCGTCCGCCGCCGAGCCCGTCTTCCGCGGCCGCCAGGGCTGGGACGCCACCGACCGCGTCTACTGGTACCGGAAGGGCGGTCACTGGTACTGGACCGGCCATCAGTACAAGTACGAGCGGTACGCGGGCCGGGGTACGAGTGCCACCGCACCCAGCACCCCGCCCCGACCGTCCACCAACCCCGGCACCCCCCGCCGCCACGGCACCGAGGCCGCCGTCTCGTACGCCATGCGCCACCTCGGCGACCCCTACGTATGGGGCGGCAACGGCCCGCACGGGTGGGACTGTTCGGGCCTCGTGATGGCGGCGTACCGGCAGGCCGGGATCGCCCTGCCCCGCGTCGCCGACGCCCAGTACCGCGCCACGCAGTCCATCTCGCGGGGGCAGCTGCGCCGCGGCGACCTCGTGTTCTGGAGCAGCGACGGCAGCGCGTCCGGCGTCCACCACGTGGCGATCTACCTGGGCGGCGGCCAGTACCTGGAGGCGCCGCGCCCCGGCAAGAGCGTCCGGGTCTCGTCCTTCGGCTGGTACGCCCCGAACCTGTACGGGCGGGTCCGCTGA
- a CDS encoding SPFH domain-containing protein has protein sequence MPEEPKAPRELVVRNRRDSIPMDLLFRGDTVELPKTSKPPESPKVPHDVPESVRPSAGAPPRPGREVVERRGRACSGWWAVSVALLALAGAGWIVWAGGVLPGAVTEFLRLPAPPQPRHELDAAWWAAVGGCGVVALFALGGLTRGRVGSAWTLSLFGRYRGSVRRTGLLWISPLVLRERVDVRLRHWRSEPMPAVDAQGVALRVVILVVWQVKDTARALLAVDDHTAYLREQVEAATVRVVSRLPADSFRDPADGGGDGDVPTLRDVEAVGDALTRALAAECRAVGIEVFSARPTRVEYAPEVAAAMQRRRIAAIDAKHRDSVLTSVLDAVDDTVRRLTERGLVALDDYERKALVKDLTVAFYTARGNAVDTH, from the coding sequence GTGCCGGAAGAACCGAAGGCTCCCCGAGAGCTCGTCGTACGCAACCGGCGCGACTCCATACCCATGGATCTCCTCTTCCGTGGGGACACGGTGGAACTGCCGAAAACGTCGAAGCCGCCGGAGTCGCCCAAGGTCCCGCATGACGTGCCGGAAAGTGTGCGGCCGTCCGCGGGGGCGCCTCCCCGTCCCGGCCGTGAGGTCGTCGAGCGGCGCGGGCGCGCGTGTTCCGGGTGGTGGGCCGTGTCCGTGGCGCTGCTCGCGCTCGCCGGGGCGGGGTGGATCGTATGGGCCGGTGGGGTGCTGCCCGGTGCGGTGACAGAGTTCCTGCGCCTGCCCGCGCCGCCGCAGCCGCGGCACGAGCTCGACGCGGCATGGTGGGCGGCCGTCGGCGGGTGCGGGGTCGTCGCGCTGTTCGCGCTCGGCGGGCTCACCCGGGGGCGCGTGGGCAGCGCGTGGACCCTGTCGCTCTTCGGGCGGTACCGCGGCAGCGTACGGCGCACCGGACTCCTCTGGATCAGCCCACTCGTGCTGCGCGAACGCGTCGACGTACGGCTGCGGCACTGGCGGAGCGAACCGATGCCCGCCGTCGACGCGCAGGGCGTGGCGCTGCGGGTGGTCATCCTCGTGGTGTGGCAGGTCAAGGACACGGCACGGGCACTCCTCGCGGTCGACGACCACACCGCGTACCTGCGGGAACAGGTCGAGGCGGCCACCGTGCGCGTGGTGTCACGGCTGCCCGCGGACTCGTTCCGGGACCCCGCCGACGGCGGAGGGGACGGTGACGTACCGACCCTGCGGGACGTCGAAGCCGTCGGCGACGCGCTCACCAGGGCGCTGGCCGCGGAGTGCAGGGCCGTCGGCATCGAGGTGTTCTCCGCCCGGCCCACACGCGTGGAGTACGCCCCGGAAGTCGCCGCGGCCATGCAGCGCCGCCGAATCGCCGCGATCGACGCCAAGCACCGGGACAGCGTGCTGACGTCGGTCCTGGACGCCGTGGACGACACGGTCCGCAGGCTCACCGAACGGGGACTCGTCGCACTCGACGACTACGAACGGAAGGCCCTGGTCAAGGACTTGACCGTGGCCTTCTACACGGCGCGGGGGAACGCCGTCGACACCCACTGA
- a CDS encoding FAD-binding and (Fe-S)-binding domain-containing protein, translating into MDASNYRRVPAAVVAPRDADDVAAALAVCRERGVPVVARGAGTSIAGQATGVGVVLDFTRHMNRIVSLDPEARTAVVQPGVVLDDLRAAAARHGLTFGPDPSTHNRCTLGGMIGNNSCGSHSVAWGTTADNVAALTVLDGTGARRRLARGWDGAPEGLRPLVDGGLALLRTGYPELPRRISGYALDALLPENGTDLARAFCGSEGTLGVLTEAAVRLVEAPRARALAVLGYADESAAAEAAAGLLPHGPLTVEGMAADLVREPAQRDGLPRGGAWLFVETGGTSPAEARARAETIVRAADALDAQVVDDPAGQRALWRVREDASGTATRMSDGGGTSLSERSPGLGGEAWPGWEDCAVPPARLGAYLRDFRALLADHDLRGTPYGHFGDGCIHVRIDFDLISREGVARFRTFSEDLAELVVAHGGSLSGEHGDGQARAELLPKMYGPELVGLFERVKDVWDPAGLLNPGMLVRPAPLDADLRFAPLPREPVDVAFGYPHDGGDFSAAVRRCVGVAKCRTTTAGSPSGVMCPSFRVTGEEAHSTRGRARLLHEMLAGEVVTDGWRSTEVKDALDLCLSCKGCRSDCPVGVDMATYKAEFLHHHYEGRRRPAAHYTMGRLPRWLRAVAATRTAGVVNTLARVRPLAALGKRIGGIAAERDVPEVASQTFRRWWGRRARGAGAGSAATVPVDRPDVVLWPDTFTDHLSPAVGRAAVAVLEDAGLTVAVPPRGVCCGLTYVSTGQLDRARGVLRATLDRMEPLLDAGTPVVVLEPSCAAALRTDLAELLGDDPRAGRLAASVRTFAQAVEELAPRWRPPHIGRAAVGQTHCHQHAVLGDAAERRLRTKAGLTGELSGGCCGLAGNFGFERGHYDVSKACAEEQLLPSVREADAEAVVLADGFSCRTQLEQLAGVRGRHLAEVLADGIAARDSGAARDQSPRDR; encoded by the coding sequence ATGGACGCCTCCAACTACCGCCGCGTCCCCGCCGCCGTCGTCGCCCCGCGCGACGCCGACGACGTGGCCGCGGCCCTCGCCGTCTGCCGGGAGCGCGGCGTTCCCGTGGTGGCGCGCGGCGCGGGGACCTCGATCGCCGGGCAGGCCACGGGAGTCGGCGTCGTCCTCGACTTCACCCGGCACATGAACCGCATCGTCTCCCTCGACCCCGAGGCCCGTACCGCCGTCGTCCAGCCGGGCGTCGTCCTGGACGACCTGCGTGCCGCCGCCGCCCGGCACGGCCTCACCTTCGGCCCCGACCCCTCCACCCACAACCGCTGCACTCTCGGCGGCATGATCGGCAACAACTCCTGCGGCTCGCACTCGGTGGCCTGGGGCACCACCGCCGACAACGTCGCGGCCCTCACCGTCCTCGACGGCACCGGCGCCCGCCGCCGCCTCGCCCGCGGCTGGGACGGCGCCCCCGAAGGCCTGCGCCCCCTGGTCGACGGCGGCCTGGCGCTCCTGCGCACCGGCTATCCCGAACTGCCGCGCCGCATCTCCGGCTACGCCCTCGACGCACTGCTCCCCGAGAACGGCACGGACCTCGCCCGCGCCTTCTGCGGCTCGGAGGGCACGCTCGGCGTCCTCACCGAAGCCGCCGTACGCCTCGTCGAGGCGCCCCGCGCGCGAGCGCTCGCCGTCCTCGGTTACGCCGACGAGAGCGCCGCGGCGGAAGCGGCGGCCGGACTCCTCCCGCACGGCCCGCTCACCGTCGAGGGCATGGCCGCCGACCTGGTGCGCGAACCCGCGCAGAGGGACGGACTGCCCAGGGGCGGCGCCTGGCTCTTCGTGGAGACCGGCGGTACGAGCCCGGCCGAGGCACGTGCGCGCGCGGAGACGATCGTGCGGGCCGCCGATGCACTGGACGCCCAGGTCGTCGACGACCCGGCGGGGCAGCGGGCGCTGTGGCGCGTACGGGAGGACGCCAGCGGCACGGCCACCCGGATGTCGGACGGTGGGGGCACCTCCCTGTCCGAGCGAAGCCCGGGACTTGGGGGAGAAGCGTGGCCGGGGTGGGAGGACTGCGCGGTGCCGCCCGCTCGGCTCGGCGCCTACCTGCGGGACTTCAGGGCGCTGCTCGCCGACCACGACCTGCGCGGCACCCCGTACGGGCACTTCGGGGACGGCTGCATCCACGTACGCATCGACTTCGACCTCATCAGCCGCGAGGGCGTCGCCCGCTTCCGCACCTTCTCCGAAGACCTCGCCGAGCTCGTCGTCGCGCACGGCGGCTCGCTCTCCGGCGAACACGGCGACGGGCAGGCGCGCGCGGAGCTCCTGCCGAAGATGTACGGCCCCGAGCTCGTCGGTCTCTTCGAGCGCGTGAAGGACGTCTGGGACCCGGCGGGCCTGCTCAACCCCGGCATGCTCGTACGTCCCGCGCCCCTCGACGCCGACCTCCGCTTCGCACCCCTGCCGCGCGAACCCGTCGACGTCGCCTTCGGATACCCGCACGACGGCGGCGACTTCTCGGCGGCGGTCAGGCGCTGCGTGGGCGTGGCCAAGTGCCGTACGACCACAGCCGGTTCACCGAGCGGCGTCATGTGCCCCTCCTTCCGCGTCACCGGCGAGGAGGCGCACTCCACGCGCGGCCGCGCCCGGCTGCTCCACGAGATGCTCGCCGGTGAGGTGGTGACGGACGGGTGGCGCTCGACGGAGGTCAAGGACGCCCTCGACCTCTGCCTGTCCTGCAAGGGCTGCCGCTCGGACTGCCCGGTGGGCGTCGACATGGCCACGTACAAGGCGGAGTTCCTGCACCACCACTACGAAGGCCGCCGCAGGCCCGCCGCCCACTACACGATGGGCCGCCTGCCGCGCTGGCTGCGGGCCGTCGCGGCGACCCGCACGGCAGGCGTCGTCAACACCTTGGCCCGGGTCCGCCCGCTGGCCGCGCTCGGCAAGCGGATCGGCGGGATCGCCGCGGAGAGGGACGTGCCGGAGGTGGCGTCGCAGACGTTCCGGCGGTGGTGGGGGAGGCGGGCGCGGGGTGCGGGTGCCGGGTCGGCGGCGACCGTACCGGTGGATCGCCCTGACGTCGTCCTCTGGCCGGACACCTTCACCGATCACCTCTCCCCGGCGGTGGGGCGGGCCGCGGTGGCGGTACTGGAGGACGCCGGACTCACCGTCGCGGTGCCGCCCAGGGGCGTGTGCTGCGGACTGACGTACGTGTCGACGGGCCAGCTCGACCGGGCCCGCGGGGTGCTGCGGGCCACGCTGGACCGGATGGAACCGCTCCTCGACGCGGGTACGCCGGTCGTCGTCCTGGAACCGAGCTGCGCGGCGGCCCTCCGGACGGACCTGGCCGAATTGCTCGGCGACGACCCGCGCGCGGGCCGCCTCGCCGCGTCGGTCCGCACGTTCGCCCAGGCCGTCGAGGAACTGGCCCCGCGGTGGCGGCCGCCGCACATCGGCCGCGCCGCCGTCGGCCAGACCCACTGCCACCAGCACGCGGTCCTCGGCGACGCGGCGGAACGGCGCCTGCGGACGAAGGCGGGCCTCACGGGCGAGCTGAGCGGCGGCTGCTGCGGCCTCGCCGGGAACTTCGGCTTCGAGCGTGGCCACTACGACGTGTCGAAGGCCTGCGCGGAGGAGCAGTTGCTGCCCTCGGTCAGGGAGGCGGACGCGGAGGCGGTGGTCCTGGCGGACGGCTTCTCCTGCCGGACGCAGCTGGAGCAGCTGGCGGGGGTACGGGGGCGGCACCTGGCGGAGGTTCTTGCGGACGGGATCGCGGCGAGGGACTCCGGGGCCGCCAGGGACCAAAGTCCCCGGGACAGGTGA
- a CDS encoding sensor histidine kinase — MFVLLASALVTAALTGAAVALAPDSVQAPLAWGAGAASVALSASVTLAFHSVRANALLRRRLAAVQQDAGRLVQEQAARTDEFHRERAALTEHFVRERNELTVRARAAESERAAALAASANAAGRMQALATGMLADLREMEGRHADEDVLTDLLHLDHRTAQAGRIADSVAVLTGARSGRRWARPIVMESILRGAMGRIGGYQRVRVHSASEVAVAGHAAEGVMHALAELLDNAANFSPPTSEVHVYIEEVAAGVIISVEDSGLVMGPVQQRRAEQAVSGETKGLGGLSGTRLGLAVVGRLARKHGLTVSFRPSARGGTGVLLLIPQELLSRPSETAPTPVPASLTAASPTTTAALPPAPASAPEGTREDVRTEHRADRDVQELPTRRREGEYATPGATSDATPDTATPDPATPDTPLPKRPRGRTLAAAERARADSDTGETRRPRAATAADTAARFSSFRQAVRTTPTDPSEDVAADATATPSHPEGDTPR, encoded by the coding sequence GTGTTCGTCCTGCTGGCCAGCGCCCTGGTCACCGCGGCGCTCACCGGAGCCGCCGTCGCCCTCGCGCCCGACTCCGTACAGGCCCCCCTGGCCTGGGGCGCGGGCGCCGCGTCCGTCGCGCTCAGCGCGTCCGTGACGCTCGCCTTCCACTCCGTACGCGCCAACGCCCTGCTGCGCCGCCGTCTGGCCGCCGTCCAGCAGGACGCCGGACGGCTCGTACAGGAACAGGCCGCCCGCACCGACGAGTTCCACCGCGAACGGGCCGCCCTCACCGAGCACTTCGTCCGTGAGCGCAACGAGCTGACGGTGCGCGCCCGCGCCGCCGAGTCCGAGCGCGCGGCCGCCCTCGCCGCCAGCGCCAACGCCGCGGGCCGCATGCAGGCCCTGGCCACCGGCATGCTCGCCGACCTGCGCGAGATGGAGGGCAGGCACGCGGACGAGGACGTCCTCACCGACCTGCTCCACCTCGACCACAGAACCGCGCAGGCCGGCCGCATCGCCGACTCGGTGGCCGTGCTGACCGGCGCCCGCTCGGGCCGCCGCTGGGCCCGCCCCATCGTCATGGAGTCGATCCTGCGCGGCGCGATGGGCCGCATCGGCGGCTACCAGCGCGTGCGCGTCCACTCGGCCAGCGAGGTCGCCGTCGCGGGCCACGCCGCCGAGGGCGTCATGCACGCCCTCGCCGAACTCCTCGACAACGCTGCCAATTTCTCGCCGCCCACCTCCGAAGTGCACGTCTACATCGAGGAGGTCGCGGCCGGCGTCATCATCTCCGTCGAGGACAGCGGCCTGGTGATGGGTCCGGTGCAGCAGCGCCGCGCCGAGCAGGCCGTGTCCGGCGAGACCAAGGGACTCGGCGGTCTGTCGGGCACCCGGCTCGGGCTCGCGGTGGTCGGCAGGCTGGCCCGCAAGCACGGGCTCACGGTGTCGTTCAGGCCGTCGGCGCGAGGCGGCACGGGCGTACTCCTGCTGATACCGCAGGAACTGCTCTCCCGCCCCTCGGAGACGGCCCCGACCCCGGTCCCGGCCTCCCTGACGGCCGCGTCGCCCACGACCACGGCGGCGCTCCCGCCCGCACCCGCGAGCGCGCCGGAGGGGACGCGGGAGGATGTGCGTACGGAGCACCGGGCCGACCGTGACGTCCAGGAACTTCCCACGCGGCGCAGGGAGGGCGAGTACGCGACTCCCGGCGCCACCTCCGACGCCACCCCTGACACCGCCACCCCTGACCCCGCGACCCCTGACACCCCCCTCCCCAAGCGCCCCCGAGGCCGCACCCTCGCCGCCGCCGAGCGCGCCCGCGCCGACAGCGACACGGGAGAGACCCGGCGCCCCCGCGCCGCCACCGCCGCGGACACCGCGGCCCGCTTCAGCAGCTTCCGCCAGGCCGTCCGCACCACGCCCACGGACCCCTCCGAGGACGTGGCCGCGGACGCCACCGCAACCCCCTCGCACCCGGAAGGCGACACCCCCCGATGA
- a CDS encoding roadblock/LC7 domain-containing protein, producing MTNGTTPAAAPGSTTDAKLTWLLEGLLERTPGARHALVLSRDGLKLCRTPELSVDQADQLAAIAAGIQSLSHGASAEFGDGSGGVRSAMAEFYGGILFIVEAGEGAHLAVIAAEDADAGLVGHTMAELVEQLGEHLRAAPRADGGPRSLPAS from the coding sequence ATGACCAACGGCACCACCCCCGCCGCCGCCCCCGGCAGCACCACCGACGCCAAGCTCACCTGGCTGCTCGAAGGGCTCCTGGAGCGCACGCCCGGCGCACGCCACGCCCTCGTGCTCTCCCGTGACGGCCTGAAGCTGTGCCGCACCCCCGAGCTCTCCGTCGACCAGGCCGACCAGCTCGCCGCGATAGCCGCCGGCATCCAGTCCCTGTCGCACGGCGCGTCCGCCGAGTTCGGCGACGGCAGCGGCGGCGTCCGCTCGGCGATGGCGGAGTTCTACGGCGGCATCCTCTTCATCGTCGAGGCGGGCGAGGGCGCGCACCTCGCGGTCATCGCCGCCGAGGACGCCGACGCGGGCCTCGTCGGCCACACCATGGCCGAGCTGGTGGAGCAGCTCGGCGAGCACCTGCGCGCCGCGCCCCGCGCCGACGGCGGCCCCCGCTCGCTGCCCGCCTCATGA
- a CDS encoding DUF742 domain-containing protein, with translation MSRPGRDDSPDRLYTLTGGRSRSAPDAPFDLVTLIVAESGPVPGMQSEHAAILRLCGLPTAVVEIAAELGLPVSITRILLSDLLDAGRISARHPRAAADHSLPDPDILEQVLVGLRNL, from the coding sequence ATGAGCCGCCCCGGCCGGGACGACTCCCCCGACCGGCTGTACACCCTCACCGGGGGACGCAGCCGGTCGGCGCCCGACGCCCCCTTCGACCTGGTGACCCTGATCGTCGCCGAGTCCGGTCCGGTGCCCGGCATGCAGTCCGAGCACGCCGCGATCCTGCGGCTGTGCGGGCTGCCCACGGCGGTCGTGGAGATCGCCGCCGAACTCGGCCTGCCGGTGAGCATCACCCGCATCCTGCTGTCCGACCTGCTCGACGCGGGCCGGATCAGCGCCCGCCACCCGCGCGCGGCCGCCGACCACAGCCTTCCCGACCCCGACATCCTGGAGCAGGTGCTCGTTGGACTCCGCAACCTCTGA
- a CDS encoding GTP-binding protein, with product MDSATSERSATGATTGATRRELTATADNGLKIVVVGGFGVGKTTLVRSVSEIRPLNTEETMTQAGQGIDETGGLEGLGGKTSTTVAFDFGRITLDAHNILYLFGAPGQERFWFLWDRLFSGTLGAVVLVDTRRLEDSWYAIDRLEHHGTPFIVARNDFGNGAHTPEQLREALDLDPGVPLVDCDARSRESSKNVLITLVEHLQSLYAAQRNAPQETVQ from the coding sequence TTGGACTCCGCAACCTCTGAACGCAGCGCTACGGGGGCCACCACCGGGGCCACCCGCAGAGAACTGACCGCCACCGCCGACAACGGTCTGAAGATCGTCGTGGTGGGGGGCTTCGGCGTCGGCAAGACGACGCTGGTCCGTTCCGTCAGCGAGATCCGTCCCCTCAACACCGAGGAGACGATGACGCAGGCCGGGCAGGGCATCGACGAGACGGGCGGCCTCGAAGGCCTCGGCGGCAAGACGTCCACGACCGTCGCCTTCGACTTCGGCCGCATCACGCTCGACGCGCACAACATCCTCTACCTGTTCGGCGCCCCCGGCCAGGAACGCTTCTGGTTCCTGTGGGACCGCCTCTTCTCCGGCACGCTCGGCGCGGTCGTCCTCGTCGACACCCGCCGCCTGGAGGACTCCTGGTACGCGATCGACCGCCTGGAGCACCACGGCACGCCGTTCATCGTGGCCCGCAACGACTTCGGCAACGGCGCGCACACCCCCGAGCAGCTCCGCGAGGCGCTCGACCTCGACCCGGGCGTGCCGCTCGTCGACTGCGACGCCCGCTCGCGCGAGTCCAGCAAGAACGTGCTGATCACGCTCGTCGAACACCTCCAGTCGCTCTACGCGGCCCAGCGCAACGCCCCACAGGAGACCGTCCAGTGA